Genomic window (Chitinophagales bacterium):
TTAGAACTGCCAAACGGTTACGAAGCTCAAGTACGACCAAGAAGTGGTTTGGCTTTGAAAAAAGGACTTACTGTTTTAAATACACCAGGCACTATTGATTCTGATTATAGAGGCGAAATAAAAATCATAATGATTAATTTGTCTAACGAAACAACAATTATTAATACTGGCGAACGCATTGCTCAAATGGTAATTGCTAAATACGAAAAAATAAAATTACAAGAAGTAGACGAACTCA
Coding sequences:
- the dut gene encoding dUTP diphosphatase, with amino-acid sequence MKVKIVNNSENDLPEYETDGSAGLDLRAHLQEPVVLKPLQRALIPTGLYLELPNGYEAQVRPRSGLALKKGLTVLNTPGTIDSDYRGEIKIIMINLSNETTIINTGERIAQMVIAKYEKIKLQEVDELNETKRGEGGFGHTGVI